The following are encoded together in the Synchiropus splendidus isolate RoL2022-P1 chromosome 7, RoL_Sspl_1.0, whole genome shotgun sequence genome:
- the LOC128762427 gene encoding serine/threonine-protein kinase N2-like isoform X1, with the protein MLSTAQQMLQDSRSKIELIRLQLVKVTQVASGGGENGRNQDRTAAGGPSLLGAADGRLSELQHYVQREADSLILAKDVVKQLQGIPALDHKALAEAQTRVQESTQKLDLLRRSLETCQREEPGPDDVTDGSIGTAPLSSSHSTFSIRPASLTGQLEVRLLGCDGVLAPGMDGSISSGESSSAMPVPLQSHESQMWVLSCAEVSAALRLDGRAVGRTSWSATCRESWNQTFHIQLERSRELEVGIFCRNVATMCAVKFLRLEDLMDSTQLLQSFSLEPSGQLFAEVRFMDAVVERQPRLRRQRCIFTKERGKNFLRAAQMNMNFVTWGHLMMSILPRYSSFTTFSSPIFTSPVMEGSRATHPAEGALEQTSPLPSEAPPLTISVSEEEEAPPTFIKTSSSAPQDPTEIPVEDQADGPASDQKMKVEDFRLVSVLGRGHFGKVLLAELKKSGKLFAIKALKKRDIVTRDEVDSLMSEKRIFEMINASRHPFLVNLHGCFQTSDHVCFVMEYLPGGDLMIHIHSDVFTPAQTRFYTACVLLGLEFLHENKIIYRDLKLDNLLMDADGFVKITDFGLCKEGMGHGDRTSTFCGTPEFLAPEVLTDDNYTRAVDWWGLGVLIYEMLVGESPFPGEDEEEVFDSIVNDDVKYPPSLPADAVIILQKLLKRNPLKRLGAGEQDADELKGEKFYQEIDWDALLAKKMTPPYLPSIQTRADVSNFDSDFTRLPPVLSPPAKTGELTPEQQDAFAGFDFCAELA; encoded by the exons ATGTTGTCCACGGCTCAGCAGATGCTGCAGGACAGTCGCTCCAAGATCGAGCTGATCCGTCTGCAGCTCGTCAAAGTCACTCAGGTCGCGAGCGGCGGCGGAGAAAATGGACGGAACCAGGACCGGACCGCGGCTGGAG GACCGTCTCTGCTGGGTGCGGCTGACGGCCGTCTCTCAGAGCTGCAGCACTATGTGCAGAGGGAGGCGGACTCGCTGATTCTGGCCAAAGACGTGGTGAAGCAGCTGCAGGGAATCCCGGCACTGGACCACAAAGCGCTGGCGGAG GCCCAGACTCGGGTGCAGGAGTCGACCCAGAAGCTGGACCTTCTGCGCCGGTCTCTTGAGACGTGTCAGAGGGAGGAGCCTGGGCCTGACGATGTCACGGATGGATCTATCGGGACCgctccgctctcctcctcccactctACCTTCTCCATCAGACCCGCTTCACTCACAG GGCAACTGGAGGTCCGGCTTCTGGGATGTGACGGAGTCCTGGCCCCTGGCATGGATGGCTCCATCAGCTCGGGTGAGAGCTCCTCCGCGATGCCGGTTCCGCTGCAGAGCCATGAGTCACAGATGTGGGTTCTGTCCTGTGCAGAGGTCAGCGCTGCTCTTCGACTGGATGGTCGCGCCGTTGGCCGGACGAGCtggagcgccacctgcagggagAGCTGGAACCAGACGTTCCACATCCAACTGGAGAGA TCTCGGGAGCTGGAGGTGGGAATCTTCTGCCGGAACGTGGCGACAATGTGTGCGGTCAAGTTTCTGCGGCTGGAGGATCTGATGGACTCGACACAGCTTCTGCAGAGCTTCAGTCTGGAGCCCAGTGGCCAGCTCTTTGCTGAG GTTCGGTTCATGGACGCGGTGGTGGAGCGGCAGCCCAGACTGCGGCGACAACGTTGCATCTTCACTAAAGAGAGAG GTAAAAACTTCCTGCGCGCAGCTCAGATGAACATGAACTTCGTCACCTGGGGGCACCTGATGATGAGCATCCTCCCTCGCTACAgttccttcaccaccttcagcTCGCCCATCTTCACCTCACCTGTCATGGAGGGCAGCCGAGCAACAcatccagcagagggagcaCTAGAGCAGACATCACCGCTGCCAAG TGAAGCTCCGCCCCTCACCATCAGtgtgagtgaggaagaggaagcaccTCCCACCTTCATCAAGACCTCATCCTCTGCTCCTCAAGACCCG ACTGAGATCCCAGTAGAGGACCAAGCAGATGGACCTGCTTCTGATCAgaa GATGAAGGTGGAAGACTTCAGGCTGGTGTCAGTTCTGGGCAGAGGGCACTTCGGAAAG GTTCTGCTGGCTGAGTTGAAGAAATCTGGGAAACTATTTGCCATCAAAGCtttgaagaagagagacattgtGACCCGGGATGAGGTGGACAG TCTCATGAGCGAGAAGCGGATCTTTGAGATGATCAATGCCTCCAGACATCCCTTCCTGGTCAACCTGCACGGCTGCTTCCAGACCAGTGATCACGTCTGCTTCGTCATGGAGTATCTGCCTGGTGGAGACCTGATGATCCACATCCACAGCGATGTCTTCACGCCCGCTCAGACCCG GTTCTACACAGCATGTGTGTTGCTGGGACTGGAGTTCCTCCACGAGAACAAGATCATCTACAG AGATCTGAAACTGGATAACCTTCTGATGGATGCAGACGGCTTCGTGAAGATCACAGACTTTGGTCTGTGCAAAGAAG GGATGGGTCACGGAGACCGGACCTCCACCTTCTGCGGGACCCCGGAGTTTCTGGCTCCTGAAGTTCTGACCGACGACAACTACACCCGGGCGGTGGACTGGTGGGGCTTAGGGGTGCTCATCTACGAGATGCTCGTGGGAGAG TCTCCGTTCCCTggcgaggacgaggaggaggtgtTTGACTCCATCGTCAACGACGACGTTAAGTACCCGCCGTCCCTACCTGCAGACGCCGTCATCATCCTGCAGAAG CTTCTCAAGAGAAACCCACTGAAGCGACTTGGAGCCGGTGAACAAGATGCCGACGAGCTGAAAGGAGAGAAGTTCTACCAG GAGATCGACTGGGATGCGCTGCTGGCCAAGAAGATGACCCCACCCTACCTGCCTTCCATCCAAACCCGGGCTGACGTCAGCAACTTCGACAGCGACTTCACGCGCCTGCCACCGGTCCTTTCGCCGCCCGCCAAGACCGGCGAGCTGACGCCCGAGCAGCAGGATGCGTTTGCAGGCTTCGACTTCTGCGCAGAGCTTGCGTGA
- the zdhhc12a gene encoding palmitoyltransferase ZDHHC12-A, which yields MVQNVFRSGFLVRATHTVLTWVVTLVLFLHDTDLRRCEQRGELLQPALFFLTVVLSVILYFAVSLKDPGFVMMDSEQAPGEETEAMIPDCRQRRCGYCLLQQPMRARHCQTCGRCVRRFDHHCPWIENCVGEGNHRCFLLYLLVQLTALLWALRQALSGVSPIVSWDQWFRVNGVLLVVVVLVGMMSLVVLLLLGCHLYLISINCTTWEFMSRHRISYLKSRDSDDNPFDRGVCCNLWDFCCVCSTVAWERVYQRSLQNSV from the exons ATGGTTCAAAACGTGTTCCGGAGCGGGTTTCTGGTTCGGGCCACTCACACCGTGTTGACGTGGGTCGTCACGCTGGTTCTGTTTCTGCATGATACCG ACCTGCGCAGGTGTGAGCAGCGGGGTGAGCTGCTGCAGCCcgccctcttcttcctcactgtCGTCCTGTCCGTGATTCTGTACTTCGCCGTCTCTCTCAAGGACCCGGGTTTCGTAATGATGGACTCTGAGCAG GCTCCCGGTGAGGAAACGGAAGCCATGATACCGGACTGTCGCCAGCGTCGCTGCGGCTACTGCCTCCTGCAG CAACCCATGAGGGCGAGACACTGCCAGACGTGCGGCCGCTGCGTGCGGCGCTTCGACCATCACTGCCCCTGGATAGAGAACTGTGTGGGGGAGGGGAACcaccgctgcttcctgctctaCCTGCTGGTGCAGCTGACGGCGCTGCTGTGGGCGCTGCGCCAGGCTCT GTCCGGTGTGTCACCCATCGTCTCCTGGGATCAGTGGTTCCGGGTGAACGGTGTACTGTTGGTGGTCGTCGTCCTGGTCGGCATGATGTcactggtggtgctgctgctgctaggaTGCCACCTTTACCTGATCTCCATTAACTGCACCACCTGGGAGTTCATGTCCCGCCATCGTATCTCCTACCTGAAGAGCAGAGATAGCGATGACAACCCCTTCGACCGCGGCGTCTGCTGCAACCTGTGGGACTTCTGCTGTGTGTGCAGCACCGTGGCCTGGGAGCGGGTCTACCAGCGAAGCCTGCAGAACTCGGTGTGA
- the LOC128762427 gene encoding serine/threonine-protein kinase N2-like isoform X4 → MFNVKLDEGMKKALAEAEERITRLEAMTTVQNMMFHSEGREAEDHRLFTEKLIEEKAQTRVQESTQKLDLLRRSLETCQREEPGPDDVTDGSIGTAPLSSSHSTFSIRPASLTGQLEVRLLGCDGVLAPGMDGSISSGESSSAMPVPLQSHESQMWVLSCAEVSAALRLDGRAVGRTSWSATCRESWNQTFHIQLERSRELEVGIFCRNVATMCAVKFLRLEDLMDSTQLLQSFSLEPSGQLFAEVRFMDAVVERQPRLRRQRCIFTKERGKNFLRAAQMNMNFVTWGHLMMSILPRYSSFTTFSSPIFTSPVMEGSRATHPAEGALEQTSPLPSEAPPLTISVSEEEEAPPTFIKTSSSAPQDPTEIPVEDQADGPASDQKMKVEDFRLVSVLGRGHFGKVLLAELKKSGKLFAIKALKKRDIVTRDEVDSLMSEKRIFEMINASRHPFLVNLHGCFQTSDHVCFVMEYLPGGDLMIHIHSDVFTPAQTRFYTACVLLGLEFLHENKIIYRDLKLDNLLMDADGFVKITDFGLCKEGMGHGDRTSTFCGTPEFLAPEVLTDDNYTRAVDWWGLGVLIYEMLVGESPFPGEDEEEVFDSIVNDDVKYPPSLPADAVIILQKLLKRNPLKRLGAGEQDADELKGEKFYQEIDWDALLAKKMTPPYLPSIQTRADVSNFDSDFTRLPPVLSPPAKTGELTPEQQDAFAGFDFCAELA, encoded by the exons ATGTTCAATGTGAAACTGGATGAGGGGATGAAGAAAGCATTGGCTGAGGCAGAGGAGAGAATCACCCGCTTGGAAGCCATGACAActgttcagaacatgatgttCCACTCAGAAGGCAGGGAAGCAGAAGATCACAGGCTCTTCACAGAAAAATTGATCGAGGAGAAG GCCCAGACTCGGGTGCAGGAGTCGACCCAGAAGCTGGACCTTCTGCGCCGGTCTCTTGAGACGTGTCAGAGGGAGGAGCCTGGGCCTGACGATGTCACGGATGGATCTATCGGGACCgctccgctctcctcctcccactctACCTTCTCCATCAGACCCGCTTCACTCACAG GGCAACTGGAGGTCCGGCTTCTGGGATGTGACGGAGTCCTGGCCCCTGGCATGGATGGCTCCATCAGCTCGGGTGAGAGCTCCTCCGCGATGCCGGTTCCGCTGCAGAGCCATGAGTCACAGATGTGGGTTCTGTCCTGTGCAGAGGTCAGCGCTGCTCTTCGACTGGATGGTCGCGCCGTTGGCCGGACGAGCtggagcgccacctgcagggagAGCTGGAACCAGACGTTCCACATCCAACTGGAGAGA TCTCGGGAGCTGGAGGTGGGAATCTTCTGCCGGAACGTGGCGACAATGTGTGCGGTCAAGTTTCTGCGGCTGGAGGATCTGATGGACTCGACACAGCTTCTGCAGAGCTTCAGTCTGGAGCCCAGTGGCCAGCTCTTTGCTGAG GTTCGGTTCATGGACGCGGTGGTGGAGCGGCAGCCCAGACTGCGGCGACAACGTTGCATCTTCACTAAAGAGAGAG GTAAAAACTTCCTGCGCGCAGCTCAGATGAACATGAACTTCGTCACCTGGGGGCACCTGATGATGAGCATCCTCCCTCGCTACAgttccttcaccaccttcagcTCGCCCATCTTCACCTCACCTGTCATGGAGGGCAGCCGAGCAACAcatccagcagagggagcaCTAGAGCAGACATCACCGCTGCCAAG TGAAGCTCCGCCCCTCACCATCAGtgtgagtgaggaagaggaagcaccTCCCACCTTCATCAAGACCTCATCCTCTGCTCCTCAAGACCCG ACTGAGATCCCAGTAGAGGACCAAGCAGATGGACCTGCTTCTGATCAgaa GATGAAGGTGGAAGACTTCAGGCTGGTGTCAGTTCTGGGCAGAGGGCACTTCGGAAAG GTTCTGCTGGCTGAGTTGAAGAAATCTGGGAAACTATTTGCCATCAAAGCtttgaagaagagagacattgtGACCCGGGATGAGGTGGACAG TCTCATGAGCGAGAAGCGGATCTTTGAGATGATCAATGCCTCCAGACATCCCTTCCTGGTCAACCTGCACGGCTGCTTCCAGACCAGTGATCACGTCTGCTTCGTCATGGAGTATCTGCCTGGTGGAGACCTGATGATCCACATCCACAGCGATGTCTTCACGCCCGCTCAGACCCG GTTCTACACAGCATGTGTGTTGCTGGGACTGGAGTTCCTCCACGAGAACAAGATCATCTACAG AGATCTGAAACTGGATAACCTTCTGATGGATGCAGACGGCTTCGTGAAGATCACAGACTTTGGTCTGTGCAAAGAAG GGATGGGTCACGGAGACCGGACCTCCACCTTCTGCGGGACCCCGGAGTTTCTGGCTCCTGAAGTTCTGACCGACGACAACTACACCCGGGCGGTGGACTGGTGGGGCTTAGGGGTGCTCATCTACGAGATGCTCGTGGGAGAG TCTCCGTTCCCTggcgaggacgaggaggaggtgtTTGACTCCATCGTCAACGACGACGTTAAGTACCCGCCGTCCCTACCTGCAGACGCCGTCATCATCCTGCAGAAG CTTCTCAAGAGAAACCCACTGAAGCGACTTGGAGCCGGTGAACAAGATGCCGACGAGCTGAAAGGAGAGAAGTTCTACCAG GAGATCGACTGGGATGCGCTGCTGGCCAAGAAGATGACCCCACCCTACCTGCCTTCCATCCAAACCCGGGCTGACGTCAGCAACTTCGACAGCGACTTCACGCGCCTGCCACCGGTCCTTTCGCCGCCCGCCAAGACCGGCGAGCTGACGCCCGAGCAGCAGGATGCGTTTGCAGGCTTCGACTTCTGCGCAGAGCTTGCGTGA
- the LOC128762427 gene encoding serine/threonine-protein kinase N2-like isoform X3 gives MFNVKLDEGMKKALAEAEERITRLEAMTTVQNMMFHSEGREAEDHRLFTEKLIEEKLWFLPKAQTRVQESTQKLDLLRRSLETCQREEPGPDDVTDGSIGTAPLSSSHSTFSIRPASLTGQLEVRLLGCDGVLAPGMDGSISSGESSSAMPVPLQSHESQMWVLSCAEVSAALRLDGRAVGRTSWSATCRESWNQTFHIQLERSRELEVGIFCRNVATMCAVKFLRLEDLMDSTQLLQSFSLEPSGQLFAEVRFMDAVVERQPRLRRQRCIFTKERGKNFLRAAQMNMNFVTWGHLMMSILPRYSSFTTFSSPIFTSPVMEGSRATHPAEGALEQTSPLPSEAPPLTISVSEEEEAPPTFIKTSSSAPQDPTEIPVEDQADGPASDQKMKVEDFRLVSVLGRGHFGKVLLAELKKSGKLFAIKALKKRDIVTRDEVDSLMSEKRIFEMINASRHPFLVNLHGCFQTSDHVCFVMEYLPGGDLMIHIHSDVFTPAQTRFYTACVLLGLEFLHENKIIYRDLKLDNLLMDADGFVKITDFGLCKEGMGHGDRTSTFCGTPEFLAPEVLTDDNYTRAVDWWGLGVLIYEMLVGESPFPGEDEEEVFDSIVNDDVKYPPSLPADAVIILQKLLKRNPLKRLGAGEQDADELKGEKFYQEIDWDALLAKKMTPPYLPSIQTRADVSNFDSDFTRLPPVLSPPAKTGELTPEQQDAFAGFDFCAELA, from the exons ATGTTCAATGTGAAACTGGATGAGGGGATGAAGAAAGCATTGGCTGAGGCAGAGGAGAGAATCACCCGCTTGGAAGCCATGACAActgttcagaacatgatgttCCACTCAGAAGGCAGGGAAGCAGAAGATCACAGGCTCTTCACAGAAAAATTGATCGAGGAGAAG TTGTGGTTCCTCCCTAAGGCCCAGACTCGGGTGCAGGAGTCGACCCAGAAGCTGGACCTTCTGCGCCGGTCTCTTGAGACGTGTCAGAGGGAGGAGCCTGGGCCTGACGATGTCACGGATGGATCTATCGGGACCgctccgctctcctcctcccactctACCTTCTCCATCAGACCCGCTTCACTCACAG GGCAACTGGAGGTCCGGCTTCTGGGATGTGACGGAGTCCTGGCCCCTGGCATGGATGGCTCCATCAGCTCGGGTGAGAGCTCCTCCGCGATGCCGGTTCCGCTGCAGAGCCATGAGTCACAGATGTGGGTTCTGTCCTGTGCAGAGGTCAGCGCTGCTCTTCGACTGGATGGTCGCGCCGTTGGCCGGACGAGCtggagcgccacctgcagggagAGCTGGAACCAGACGTTCCACATCCAACTGGAGAGA TCTCGGGAGCTGGAGGTGGGAATCTTCTGCCGGAACGTGGCGACAATGTGTGCGGTCAAGTTTCTGCGGCTGGAGGATCTGATGGACTCGACACAGCTTCTGCAGAGCTTCAGTCTGGAGCCCAGTGGCCAGCTCTTTGCTGAG GTTCGGTTCATGGACGCGGTGGTGGAGCGGCAGCCCAGACTGCGGCGACAACGTTGCATCTTCACTAAAGAGAGAG GTAAAAACTTCCTGCGCGCAGCTCAGATGAACATGAACTTCGTCACCTGGGGGCACCTGATGATGAGCATCCTCCCTCGCTACAgttccttcaccaccttcagcTCGCCCATCTTCACCTCACCTGTCATGGAGGGCAGCCGAGCAACAcatccagcagagggagcaCTAGAGCAGACATCACCGCTGCCAAG TGAAGCTCCGCCCCTCACCATCAGtgtgagtgaggaagaggaagcaccTCCCACCTTCATCAAGACCTCATCCTCTGCTCCTCAAGACCCG ACTGAGATCCCAGTAGAGGACCAAGCAGATGGACCTGCTTCTGATCAgaa GATGAAGGTGGAAGACTTCAGGCTGGTGTCAGTTCTGGGCAGAGGGCACTTCGGAAAG GTTCTGCTGGCTGAGTTGAAGAAATCTGGGAAACTATTTGCCATCAAAGCtttgaagaagagagacattgtGACCCGGGATGAGGTGGACAG TCTCATGAGCGAGAAGCGGATCTTTGAGATGATCAATGCCTCCAGACATCCCTTCCTGGTCAACCTGCACGGCTGCTTCCAGACCAGTGATCACGTCTGCTTCGTCATGGAGTATCTGCCTGGTGGAGACCTGATGATCCACATCCACAGCGATGTCTTCACGCCCGCTCAGACCCG GTTCTACACAGCATGTGTGTTGCTGGGACTGGAGTTCCTCCACGAGAACAAGATCATCTACAG AGATCTGAAACTGGATAACCTTCTGATGGATGCAGACGGCTTCGTGAAGATCACAGACTTTGGTCTGTGCAAAGAAG GGATGGGTCACGGAGACCGGACCTCCACCTTCTGCGGGACCCCGGAGTTTCTGGCTCCTGAAGTTCTGACCGACGACAACTACACCCGGGCGGTGGACTGGTGGGGCTTAGGGGTGCTCATCTACGAGATGCTCGTGGGAGAG TCTCCGTTCCCTggcgaggacgaggaggaggtgtTTGACTCCATCGTCAACGACGACGTTAAGTACCCGCCGTCCCTACCTGCAGACGCCGTCATCATCCTGCAGAAG CTTCTCAAGAGAAACCCACTGAAGCGACTTGGAGCCGGTGAACAAGATGCCGACGAGCTGAAAGGAGAGAAGTTCTACCAG GAGATCGACTGGGATGCGCTGCTGGCCAAGAAGATGACCCCACCCTACCTGCCTTCCATCCAAACCCGGGCTGACGTCAGCAACTTCGACAGCGACTTCACGCGCCTGCCACCGGTCCTTTCGCCGCCCGCCAAGACCGGCGAGCTGACGCCCGAGCAGCAGGATGCGTTTGCAGGCTTCGACTTCTGCGCAGAGCTTGCGTGA
- the LOC128762427 gene encoding serine/threonine-protein kinase N2-like isoform X2: MLSTAQQMLQDSRSKIELIRLQLVKVTQVASGGGENGRNQDRTAAGGPSLLGAADGRLSELQHYVQREADSLILAKDVVKQLQGIPALDHKALAEAQTRVQESTQKLDLLRRSLETCQREEPGPDDVTDGSIGTAPLSSSHSTFSIRPASLTGQLEVRLLGCDGVLAPGMDGSISSEVSAALRLDGRAVGRTSWSATCRESWNQTFHIQLERSRELEVGIFCRNVATMCAVKFLRLEDLMDSTQLLQSFSLEPSGQLFAEVRFMDAVVERQPRLRRQRCIFTKERGKNFLRAAQMNMNFVTWGHLMMSILPRYSSFTTFSSPIFTSPVMEGSRATHPAEGALEQTSPLPSEAPPLTISVSEEEEAPPTFIKTSSSAPQDPTEIPVEDQADGPASDQKMKVEDFRLVSVLGRGHFGKVLLAELKKSGKLFAIKALKKRDIVTRDEVDSLMSEKRIFEMINASRHPFLVNLHGCFQTSDHVCFVMEYLPGGDLMIHIHSDVFTPAQTRFYTACVLLGLEFLHENKIIYRDLKLDNLLMDADGFVKITDFGLCKEGMGHGDRTSTFCGTPEFLAPEVLTDDNYTRAVDWWGLGVLIYEMLVGESPFPGEDEEEVFDSIVNDDVKYPPSLPADAVIILQKLLKRNPLKRLGAGEQDADELKGEKFYQEIDWDALLAKKMTPPYLPSIQTRADVSNFDSDFTRLPPVLSPPAKTGELTPEQQDAFAGFDFCAELA; the protein is encoded by the exons ATGTTGTCCACGGCTCAGCAGATGCTGCAGGACAGTCGCTCCAAGATCGAGCTGATCCGTCTGCAGCTCGTCAAAGTCACTCAGGTCGCGAGCGGCGGCGGAGAAAATGGACGGAACCAGGACCGGACCGCGGCTGGAG GACCGTCTCTGCTGGGTGCGGCTGACGGCCGTCTCTCAGAGCTGCAGCACTATGTGCAGAGGGAGGCGGACTCGCTGATTCTGGCCAAAGACGTGGTGAAGCAGCTGCAGGGAATCCCGGCACTGGACCACAAAGCGCTGGCGGAG GCCCAGACTCGGGTGCAGGAGTCGACCCAGAAGCTGGACCTTCTGCGCCGGTCTCTTGAGACGTGTCAGAGGGAGGAGCCTGGGCCTGACGATGTCACGGATGGATCTATCGGGACCgctccgctctcctcctcccactctACCTTCTCCATCAGACCCGCTTCACTCACAG GGCAACTGGAGGTCCGGCTTCTGGGATGTGACGGAGTCCTGGCCCCTGGCATGGATGGCTCCATCAGCTCGG AGGTCAGCGCTGCTCTTCGACTGGATGGTCGCGCCGTTGGCCGGACGAGCtggagcgccacctgcagggagAGCTGGAACCAGACGTTCCACATCCAACTGGAGAGA TCTCGGGAGCTGGAGGTGGGAATCTTCTGCCGGAACGTGGCGACAATGTGTGCGGTCAAGTTTCTGCGGCTGGAGGATCTGATGGACTCGACACAGCTTCTGCAGAGCTTCAGTCTGGAGCCCAGTGGCCAGCTCTTTGCTGAG GTTCGGTTCATGGACGCGGTGGTGGAGCGGCAGCCCAGACTGCGGCGACAACGTTGCATCTTCACTAAAGAGAGAG GTAAAAACTTCCTGCGCGCAGCTCAGATGAACATGAACTTCGTCACCTGGGGGCACCTGATGATGAGCATCCTCCCTCGCTACAgttccttcaccaccttcagcTCGCCCATCTTCACCTCACCTGTCATGGAGGGCAGCCGAGCAACAcatccagcagagggagcaCTAGAGCAGACATCACCGCTGCCAAG TGAAGCTCCGCCCCTCACCATCAGtgtgagtgaggaagaggaagcaccTCCCACCTTCATCAAGACCTCATCCTCTGCTCCTCAAGACCCG ACTGAGATCCCAGTAGAGGACCAAGCAGATGGACCTGCTTCTGATCAgaa GATGAAGGTGGAAGACTTCAGGCTGGTGTCAGTTCTGGGCAGAGGGCACTTCGGAAAG GTTCTGCTGGCTGAGTTGAAGAAATCTGGGAAACTATTTGCCATCAAAGCtttgaagaagagagacattgtGACCCGGGATGAGGTGGACAG TCTCATGAGCGAGAAGCGGATCTTTGAGATGATCAATGCCTCCAGACATCCCTTCCTGGTCAACCTGCACGGCTGCTTCCAGACCAGTGATCACGTCTGCTTCGTCATGGAGTATCTGCCTGGTGGAGACCTGATGATCCACATCCACAGCGATGTCTTCACGCCCGCTCAGACCCG GTTCTACACAGCATGTGTGTTGCTGGGACTGGAGTTCCTCCACGAGAACAAGATCATCTACAG AGATCTGAAACTGGATAACCTTCTGATGGATGCAGACGGCTTCGTGAAGATCACAGACTTTGGTCTGTGCAAAGAAG GGATGGGTCACGGAGACCGGACCTCCACCTTCTGCGGGACCCCGGAGTTTCTGGCTCCTGAAGTTCTGACCGACGACAACTACACCCGGGCGGTGGACTGGTGGGGCTTAGGGGTGCTCATCTACGAGATGCTCGTGGGAGAG TCTCCGTTCCCTggcgaggacgaggaggaggtgtTTGACTCCATCGTCAACGACGACGTTAAGTACCCGCCGTCCCTACCTGCAGACGCCGTCATCATCCTGCAGAAG CTTCTCAAGAGAAACCCACTGAAGCGACTTGGAGCCGGTGAACAAGATGCCGACGAGCTGAAAGGAGAGAAGTTCTACCAG GAGATCGACTGGGATGCGCTGCTGGCCAAGAAGATGACCCCACCCTACCTGCCTTCCATCCAAACCCGGGCTGACGTCAGCAACTTCGACAGCGACTTCACGCGCCTGCCACCGGTCCTTTCGCCGCCCGCCAAGACCGGCGAGCTGACGCCCGAGCAGCAGGATGCGTTTGCAGGCTTCGACTTCTGCGCAGAGCTTGCGTGA
- the LOC128762514 gene encoding protein SET, whose product MSASAAKVSKKELNSNHDGADETSEKEQQEAIEHIDEVQNEIDRLNEQASEEILKVEQKYNKLRQPFFQKRSELIAKIPNFWVTTFVNHPQVSALLGEEDEEALHYLSRVEVTEFEDIKSGYRIDFYFDENPYFENKVLSKEFHLNESGDPSSKSTEIKWKSGKDLTKRSSQTPNKAGRKRQHEEPESFFTWFTDHADAGADELGEVIKDDIWPNPLQYYLVPDMDDDEGEGEEDEEDEEGLEDIEEEGDDDGEEDEEDEGEDGEDDEGEDD is encoded by the exons ATGTCGGCCTCGGCGGCTAAAGTGAGTAAAAAGGAGCTCAACTCGAACCACGACGGAGCGGACGAAACCTCCG AGAAAGAGCAGCAAGAAGCAATTGAACACATCGATGAAGTTCAAAATGAAATTGACAG GTTGAACGAGCAGGCCAGTGAGGAGATCCTCAAAGTAGAACAGAAATACAACAAACTTCGTCAGCCATTCTTTCAGAAGAGGTCAGAACTGATCGCCAAAATTCCCAACTTCTGGGTCACAACATTTGTCAACCATCCACAAG TATCTGCCCTACTGGGGGAGGAAGACGAAGAGGCGCTTCATTACCTGAGCCGAGTGGAGGTGACAGAGTTTGAAGACATCAAGTCGGGTTACAGAATAGATTTT TATTTTGATGAGAATCCATACTTCGAAAACAAAGTACTTTCCAAAGAATTCCACCTGAACGAAAGTGGAGACCCGTCTTCGAAATCAACAGAAATCAAATGGAAGTCAGGAAAG GACTTGACCAAGCGCTCCAGCCAGACGCCGAACAAAGCAGGAAGAAAGAGGCAACACGAAGAACCAGAGAGCTTCTTCACCTGGTTCACTGATCATGCTGACGCCGGCGCCGACGAACTCGGGGAGGTGATCAAGGACGACATCTGGCCCAACCCTCTGCAGTACTATCTG GTCCCAGACATGGATGATGACGAGGGTGAAGGcgaggaggacgaagaggatgaggagggtcTCGAAGACATCGAGGAAGAGGGTGATGACgatggagaggaggatgaggaagacgaaggagaagatggagag GACGATGAAGGAGAAGATGACTGA